DNA sequence from the Amycolatopsis sp. Hca4 genome:
CCTTGCCCGCGTCCGTCGCGTAGATCTTCGTCCAGCTGACGTGGTCGGCCGAGGTGTCGATCTCGTAGGCGGTGGCGCAGGAGGCGTCCCACTGCAGCCGGACCCGGTTGACGTGCACGGCCGCGCCGAGGTCGACGTAAATCCACTGTGGATCGACACCGGCCGCGCTGGCCCACCGGGTCGAGGAGTTCCCGTCCACCGCGTTCGCCGCCGGGCAGCAGCCGCCCGACGAAGAGGCCGTCACCGGTTTTCCCTGCGACAGCAACGGGTCAGCGGCCGCCGCCGGGGTGATCGTCGCGGCGGCGAGCGCGAGCGCGATCGCCCCCGCCCGAATCAGTCGACTCATACCGTCCTCCATGGGTGATGACGACGGCGGAGTTCGTCCCGACCCTACGAGCGGGCCGGGCCGGTGGTCAACCGGCGTCCCGGTCAACGGGCAGGACCCGGCCGAGGAAGCCGCGGATGTACCCGGCGATCGCGTCCAGGTGCGTCTCGAGGGCGAAATGGCCGGAATCGAGCAGGTGGATCTCGGCGTCGGGCAGGTCGCGGGCGTAGGCGCGGGCGCCGTCGGCGACGAAGATCTCGTCGTTGCCGCCCCAGACGGCCAGCAGCGGCACCCTGCTGGTCCGGAAGTACTCGTGGAATTTCGGGTACAGGGCGACGTTGTGGTGGTAGTCGGCGAGCAGCGCCTGCTGGATGGCCGCGGCGCCGGGCCGGTCCAGCAGCGCCTGGTCGTGGATCCAGACGTCCGGGCTGACCAGCGCCGGGTCGGGCACGCCGTCGAGGTACTGCGCCTTGGTGGCTTCCAGGGTGACCATGCCGCGCAGGTCGTCCTCGGTCAGCGTGCCGGCGGCGAGCTTCTGCGGGAGCCCGGCGCCGAGGCCGTCGACGTAGGCGTTGCCGTTCTGGGTGACGATCGCTGTCACCCGATCGGGGTGGGCGGTCGCGATGCGCAGGCCGACCGGCGCGCCGAAGTCCTGGATGTAGAGCGCGAAGCGGCCGAGGCCGAGCTGGTCGAACAAGCCGAGGGTGAGTTCGGCGAGCGCGTCGAAGGTGTAGGTGAACTCGCTGGTGGACGGGGCATCGGAGGCACCGGCGCCCAGGTAGTCCGGCGCGACGACGTGGTAGCGGTCGGCCAGCGCCGGGATCAGGTGCCGGAACATGTGCGAGCTCGTCGGG
Encoded proteins:
- a CDS encoding alpha/beta fold hydrolase, with product MVAVHHRFATVDGHRLFYREAGPADAPTIVLLHGFPTSSHMFRHLIPALADRYHVVAPDYLGAGASDAPSTSEFTYTFDALAELTLGLFDQLGLGRFALYIQDFGAPVGLRIATAHPDRVTAIVTQNGNAYVDGLGAGLPQKLAAGTLTEDDLRGMVTLEATKAQYLDGVPDPALVSPDVWIHDQALLDRPGAAAIQQALLADYHHNVALYPKFHEYFRTSRVPLLAVWGGNDEIFVADGARAYARDLPDAEIHLLDSGHFALETHLDAIAGYIRGFLGRVLPVDRDAG